Proteins found in one Mytilus edulis chromosome 2, xbMytEdul2.2, whole genome shotgun sequence genomic segment:
- the LOC139513116 gene encoding pre-B-cell leukemia transcription factor 1-like isoform X24 encodes MDDQQRMMHNQGQMANTNVLQQYGIPQQGDDPSDQRKQEIGDILQQIMTITDQSLDEAQARCRKHTLNCHRMKPALFSVLCEIKEKTVLSIRNSQEEEPPDPQLMRLDNMLIAEGVAGPEKGGGSSAAANATAAASGGQPDSAIEHSDYRAKLAQIRQIYHTELDKYEQDGSEIKNSDYEAKLAQIRQVYQTEYGKYEQACNEFTTHVVNLLREQSRTRPIAPKEIERMVGIIRKKFAAIEMQLKQSTCEAVMILRSRFLDARRKRRNFSKLATQVLNDYFNSHLSNPYPSEEAKEELARKCQITVSQVSNWFGNKRIRYKKNIGKAQEEANMYAAKTAAAAAANVGGHDGQGAAGYNLGSSQSGMGGGGMYMNLNGDNYQSSDNSLQ; translated from the exons ATGGACGACCAGCAAAGAATGATGCATAACCAGGGACAAATGGCGAACACTAATGTGCTTCAACAGTATGGGATTCCTCAACAGGGAGACGATCCCTCGGACCAGAGAAAGCAAGAAATTGGTGATATTCTTCAACAGATAATGACAATTACAGACCAAAGCCTTGACGAAGCACAAGCAAGGTGCCG GAAACACACATTGAACTGTCACAGAATGAAACCTGCATTATTTAGTGTATTATGTGAAATCAAAGAAAAAACAG TTCTCAGTATTAGAAATTCACAAGAAGAAGAACCACCAGATCCGCAGTTGATGAGATTAGATAACATGTTAATAGCTGAAGGAGTAGCCGGTCCAGAGAAAGGTGGGGGCTCCTCAGCAGCCGCCAATGCCACAGCAGCTGCCTCTGGTGGCCAGCCAGATAGTGCTATTGAACACTCAGACTATAGAGCCAAACTGGCACAGATCCGTCAAATTTATCATACAGAACTAGACAAATATGAACAA GATGGATCAGAAATCAAAAATTCAGACTATGAAGCGAAACTAGCACAGATTCGGCAGGTCTACCAAACAGAATATGGAAAATATGAACAg GCCTGTAATGAATTTACTACGCATGTTGTCAACCTGTTAAGGGAACAAAGTCGAACAAGACCAATAGCTCCAAAAGAAATAGAGAGAATGGTTGGAATAATTCGTAAGAAATTTGCTGCTATAGAAATGCAGTTGAAACAGAGTACATGTGAAGCTGTTATGATTTTAAGGTCCAGATTTTTAGATGCCAG aagAAAGAGAAGAAATTTTAGTAAACTAGCAACACAAGTGCTAAATGactattttaattctcatttgaGTAATCCTTACCCTAGTGAGGAGGCCAAAGAAGAATTGGCTCGCAAATGTCAGATAACAGTCTCTCAG GTCTCAAATTGGTTTGGTAATAAAAGAATTAGATACAAGAAAAATATAGGAAAAGCCCAAGAAGAGGCAAATATGTATGCTGCAAAGACGGCTGCTGCTGCTGCAGCTAATGTGGGTGGCCATGATGGTCAAG GTGCAGCAGGTTACAACCTTGGTTCATCCCAGTCTGGAATGGGTGGGGGAGGAATGTATATGAATCTTAATGGCGATAATTACCAAAGTAGTGACAACTCG
- the LOC139513116 gene encoding pre-B-cell leukemia transcription factor 1-like isoform X12, producing MDDQQRMMHNQGQMANTNVLQQYGIPQQGDDPSDQRKQEIGDILQQIMTITDQSLDEAQARCRKHTLNCHRMKPALFSVLCEIKEKTVLSIRNSQEEEPPDPQLMRLDNMLIAEGVAGPEKGGGSSAAANATAAASGGQPDSAIEHSDYRAKLAQIRQIYHTELDKYEQDGSEIKNSDYEAKLAQIRQVYQTEYGKYEQACNEFTTHVVNLLREQSRTRPIAPKEIERMVGIIRKKFAAIEMQLKQSTCEAVMILRSRFLDARRKRRNFSKLATQVLNDYFNSHLSNPYPSEEAKEELARKCQITVSQVSNWFGNKRIRYKKNIGKAQEEANMYAAKTAAAAAANVGGHDGQGAAGYNLGSSQSGMGGGGMYMNLNGDNYQSSDNSVNTLRHVMPQSAGYSNDSMHNSYDQPQVSQLQ from the exons ATGGACGACCAGCAAAGAATGATGCATAACCAGGGACAAATGGCGAACACTAATGTGCTTCAACAGTATGGGATTCCTCAACAGGGAGACGATCCCTCGGACCAGAGAAAGCAAGAAATTGGTGATATTCTTCAACAGATAATGACAATTACAGACCAAAGCCTTGACGAAGCACAAGCAAGGTGCCG GAAACACACATTGAACTGTCACAGAATGAAACCTGCATTATTTAGTGTATTATGTGAAATCAAAGAAAAAACAG TTCTCAGTATTAGAAATTCACAAGAAGAAGAACCACCAGATCCGCAGTTGATGAGATTAGATAACATGTTAATAGCTGAAGGAGTAGCCGGTCCAGAGAAAGGTGGGGGCTCCTCAGCAGCCGCCAATGCCACAGCAGCTGCCTCTGGTGGCCAGCCAGATAGTGCTATTGAACACTCAGACTATAGAGCCAAACTGGCACAGATCCGTCAAATTTATCATACAGAACTAGACAAATATGAACAA GATGGATCAGAAATCAAAAATTCAGACTATGAAGCGAAACTAGCACAGATTCGGCAGGTCTACCAAACAGAATATGGAAAATATGAACAg GCCTGTAATGAATTTACTACGCATGTTGTCAACCTGTTAAGGGAACAAAGTCGAACAAGACCAATAGCTCCAAAAGAAATAGAGAGAATGGTTGGAATAATTCGTAAGAAATTTGCTGCTATAGAAATGCAGTTGAAACAGAGTACATGTGAAGCTGTTATGATTTTAAGGTCCAGATTTTTAGATGCCAG aagAAAGAGAAGAAATTTTAGTAAACTAGCAACACAAGTGCTAAATGactattttaattctcatttgaGTAATCCTTACCCTAGTGAGGAGGCCAAAGAAGAATTGGCTCGCAAATGTCAGATAACAGTCTCTCAG GTCTCAAATTGGTTTGGTAATAAAAGAATTAGATACAAGAAAAATATAGGAAAAGCCCAAGAAGAGGCAAATATGTATGCTGCAAAGACGGCTGCTGCTGCTGCAGCTAATGTGGGTGGCCATGATGGTCAAG GTGCAGCAGGTTACAACCTTGGTTCATCCCAGTCTGGAATGGGTGGGGGAGGAATGTATATGAATCTTAATGGCGATAATTACCAAAGTAGTGACAACTCG
- the LOC139513116 gene encoding pre-B-cell leukemia transcription factor 1-like isoform X26, which yields MDDQQRMMHNQGQMANTNVLQQYGIPQQGDDPSDQRKQEIGDILQQIMTITDQSLDEAQARKHTLNCHRMKPALFSVLCEIKEKTVLSIRNSQEEEPPDPQLMRLDNMLIAEGVAGPEKGGGSSAAANATAAASGGQPDSAIEHSDYRAKLAQIRQIYHTELDKYEQDGSEIKNSDYEAKLAQIRQVYQTEYGKYEQACNEFTTHVVNLLREQSRTRPIAPKEIERMVGIIRKKFAAIEMQLKQSTCEAVMILRSRFLDARRKRRNFSKQATEVLNEYFYSHLSNPYPSEEAKEELARKCQITVSQVSNWFGNKRIRYKKNIGKAQEEANMYAAKTAAAAAANVGGHDGQGAAGYNLGSSQSGMGGGGMYMNLNGDNYQSSDNSLQ from the exons ATGGACGACCAGCAAAGAATGATGCATAACCAGGGACAAATGGCGAACACTAATGTGCTTCAACAGTATGGGATTCCTCAACAGGGAGACGATCCCTCGGACCAGAGAAAGCAAGAAATTGGTGATATTCTTCAACAGATAATGACAATTACAGACCAAAGCCTTGACGAAGCACAAGCAAG GAAACACACATTGAACTGTCACAGAATGAAACCTGCATTATTTAGTGTATTATGTGAAATCAAAGAAAAAACAG TTCTCAGTATTAGAAATTCACAAGAAGAAGAACCACCAGATCCGCAGTTGATGAGATTAGATAACATGTTAATAGCTGAAGGAGTAGCCGGTCCAGAGAAAGGTGGGGGCTCCTCAGCAGCCGCCAATGCCACAGCAGCTGCCTCTGGTGGCCAGCCAGATAGTGCTATTGAACACTCAGACTATAGAGCCAAACTGGCACAGATCCGTCAAATTTATCATACAGAACTAGACAAATATGAACAA GATGGATCAGAAATCAAAAATTCAGACTATGAAGCGAAACTAGCACAGATTCGGCAGGTCTACCAAACAGAATATGGAAAATATGAACAg GCCTGTAATGAATTTACTACGCATGTTGTCAACCTGTTAAGGGAACAAAGTCGAACAAGACCAATAGCTCCAAAAGAAATAGAGAGAATGGTTGGAATAATTCGTAAGAAATTTGCTGCTATAGAAATGCAGTTGAAACAGAGTACATGTGAAGCTGTTATGATTTTAAGGTCCAGATTTTTAGATGCCAG acGAAAGAGAAGAAATTTTAGCAAACAAGCAACAGAAGTGctaaatgaatatttttattcTCATTTGAGTAATCCTTACCCTAGTGAGGAGGCCAAAGAAGAATTGGCTAGAAAATGTCAGATAACAGTATCTCAG GTCTCAAATTGGTTTGGTAATAAAAGAATTAGATACAAGAAAAATATAGGAAAAGCCCAAGAAGAGGCAAATATGTATGCTGCAAAGACGGCTGCTGCTGCTGCAGCTAATGTGGGTGGCCATGATGGTCAAG GTGCAGCAGGTTACAACCTTGGTTCATCCCAGTCTGGAATGGGTGGGGGAGGAATGTATATGAATCTTAATGGCGATAATTACCAAAGTAGTGACAACTCG
- the LOC139513116 gene encoding pre-B-cell leukemia transcription factor 1-like isoform X14, with product MDDQQRMMHNQGQMANTNVLQQYGIPQQGDDPSDQRKQEIGDILQQIMTITDQSLDEAQARKHTLNCHRMKPALFSVLCEIKEKTVLSIRNSQEEEPPDPQLMRLDNMLIAEGVAGPEKGGGSSAAANATAAASGGQPDSAIEHSDYRAKLAQIRQIYHTELDKYEQDGSEIKNSDYEAKLAQIRQVYQTEYGKYEQACNEFTTHVVNLLREQSRTRPIAPKEIERMVGIIRKKFAAIEMQLKQSTCEAVMILRSRFLDARRKRRNFSKLATQVLNDYFNSHLSNPYPSEEAKEELARKCQITVSQVSNWFGNKRIRYKKNIGKAQEEANMYAAKTAAAAAANVGGHDGQGAAGYNLGSSQSGMGGGGMYMNLNGDNYQSSDNSVNTLRHVMPQSAGYSNDSMHNSYDQPQVSQLQ from the exons ATGGACGACCAGCAAAGAATGATGCATAACCAGGGACAAATGGCGAACACTAATGTGCTTCAACAGTATGGGATTCCTCAACAGGGAGACGATCCCTCGGACCAGAGAAAGCAAGAAATTGGTGATATTCTTCAACAGATAATGACAATTACAGACCAAAGCCTTGACGAAGCACAAGCAAG GAAACACACATTGAACTGTCACAGAATGAAACCTGCATTATTTAGTGTATTATGTGAAATCAAAGAAAAAACAG TTCTCAGTATTAGAAATTCACAAGAAGAAGAACCACCAGATCCGCAGTTGATGAGATTAGATAACATGTTAATAGCTGAAGGAGTAGCCGGTCCAGAGAAAGGTGGGGGCTCCTCAGCAGCCGCCAATGCCACAGCAGCTGCCTCTGGTGGCCAGCCAGATAGTGCTATTGAACACTCAGACTATAGAGCCAAACTGGCACAGATCCGTCAAATTTATCATACAGAACTAGACAAATATGAACAA GATGGATCAGAAATCAAAAATTCAGACTATGAAGCGAAACTAGCACAGATTCGGCAGGTCTACCAAACAGAATATGGAAAATATGAACAg GCCTGTAATGAATTTACTACGCATGTTGTCAACCTGTTAAGGGAACAAAGTCGAACAAGACCAATAGCTCCAAAAGAAATAGAGAGAATGGTTGGAATAATTCGTAAGAAATTTGCTGCTATAGAAATGCAGTTGAAACAGAGTACATGTGAAGCTGTTATGATTTTAAGGTCCAGATTTTTAGATGCCAG aagAAAGAGAAGAAATTTTAGTAAACTAGCAACACAAGTGCTAAATGactattttaattctcatttgaGTAATCCTTACCCTAGTGAGGAGGCCAAAGAAGAATTGGCTCGCAAATGTCAGATAACAGTCTCTCAG GTCTCAAATTGGTTTGGTAATAAAAGAATTAGATACAAGAAAAATATAGGAAAAGCCCAAGAAGAGGCAAATATGTATGCTGCAAAGACGGCTGCTGCTGCTGCAGCTAATGTGGGTGGCCATGATGGTCAAG GTGCAGCAGGTTACAACCTTGGTTCATCCCAGTCTGGAATGGGTGGGGGAGGAATGTATATGAATCTTAATGGCGATAATTACCAAAGTAGTGACAACTCG
- the LOC139513116 gene encoding pre-B-cell leukemia transcription factor 1-like isoform X27, with protein sequence MDDQQRMMHNQGQMANTNVLQQYGIPQQGDDPSDQRKQEIGDILQQIMTITDQSLDEAQARKHTLNCHRMKPALFSVLCEIKEKTVLSIRNSQEEEPPDPQLMRLDNMLIAEGVAGPEKGGGSSAAANATAAASGGQPDSAIEHSDYRAKLAQIRQIYHTELDKYEQDGSEIKNSDYEAKLAQIRQVYQTEYGKYEQACNEFTTHVVNLLREQSRTRPIAPKEIERMVGIIRKKFAAIEMQLKQSTCEAVMILRSRFLDARRKRRNFSKLATQVLNDYFNSHLSNPYPSEEAKEELARKCQITVSQVSNWFGNKRIRYKKNIGKAQEEANMYAAKTAAAAAANVGGHDGQGAAGYNLGSSQSGMGGGGMYMNLNGDNYQSSDNSLQ encoded by the exons ATGGACGACCAGCAAAGAATGATGCATAACCAGGGACAAATGGCGAACACTAATGTGCTTCAACAGTATGGGATTCCTCAACAGGGAGACGATCCCTCGGACCAGAGAAAGCAAGAAATTGGTGATATTCTTCAACAGATAATGACAATTACAGACCAAAGCCTTGACGAAGCACAAGCAAG GAAACACACATTGAACTGTCACAGAATGAAACCTGCATTATTTAGTGTATTATGTGAAATCAAAGAAAAAACAG TTCTCAGTATTAGAAATTCACAAGAAGAAGAACCACCAGATCCGCAGTTGATGAGATTAGATAACATGTTAATAGCTGAAGGAGTAGCCGGTCCAGAGAAAGGTGGGGGCTCCTCAGCAGCCGCCAATGCCACAGCAGCTGCCTCTGGTGGCCAGCCAGATAGTGCTATTGAACACTCAGACTATAGAGCCAAACTGGCACAGATCCGTCAAATTTATCATACAGAACTAGACAAATATGAACAA GATGGATCAGAAATCAAAAATTCAGACTATGAAGCGAAACTAGCACAGATTCGGCAGGTCTACCAAACAGAATATGGAAAATATGAACAg GCCTGTAATGAATTTACTACGCATGTTGTCAACCTGTTAAGGGAACAAAGTCGAACAAGACCAATAGCTCCAAAAGAAATAGAGAGAATGGTTGGAATAATTCGTAAGAAATTTGCTGCTATAGAAATGCAGTTGAAACAGAGTACATGTGAAGCTGTTATGATTTTAAGGTCCAGATTTTTAGATGCCAG aagAAAGAGAAGAAATTTTAGTAAACTAGCAACACAAGTGCTAAATGactattttaattctcatttgaGTAATCCTTACCCTAGTGAGGAGGCCAAAGAAGAATTGGCTCGCAAATGTCAGATAACAGTCTCTCAG GTCTCAAATTGGTTTGGTAATAAAAGAATTAGATACAAGAAAAATATAGGAAAAGCCCAAGAAGAGGCAAATATGTATGCTGCAAAGACGGCTGCTGCTGCTGCAGCTAATGTGGGTGGCCATGATGGTCAAG GTGCAGCAGGTTACAACCTTGGTTCATCCCAGTCTGGAATGGGTGGGGGAGGAATGTATATGAATCTTAATGGCGATAATTACCAAAGTAGTGACAACTCG
- the LOC139513116 gene encoding pre-B-cell leukemia transcription factor 1-like isoform X23 has translation MDDQQRMMHNQGQMANTNVLQQYGIPQQGDDPSDQRKQEIGDILQQIMTITDQSLDEAQARCRKHTLNCHRMKPALFSVLCEIKEKTVLSIRNSQEEEPPDPQLMRLDNMLIAEGVAGPEKGGGSSAAANATAAASGGQPDSAIEHSDYRAKLAQIRQIYHTELDKYEQDGSEIKNSDYEAKLAQIRQVYQTEYGKYEQACNEFTTHVVNLLREQSRTRPIAPKEIERMVGIIRKKFAAIEMQLKQSTCEAVMILRSRFLDARRKRRNFSKQATEVLNEYFYSHLSNPYPSEEAKEELARKCQITVSQVSNWFGNKRIRYKKNIGKAQEEANMYAAKTAAAAAANVGGHDGQGAAGYNLGSSQSGMGGGGMYMNLNGDNYQSSDNSLQ, from the exons ATGGACGACCAGCAAAGAATGATGCATAACCAGGGACAAATGGCGAACACTAATGTGCTTCAACAGTATGGGATTCCTCAACAGGGAGACGATCCCTCGGACCAGAGAAAGCAAGAAATTGGTGATATTCTTCAACAGATAATGACAATTACAGACCAAAGCCTTGACGAAGCACAAGCAAGGTGCCG GAAACACACATTGAACTGTCACAGAATGAAACCTGCATTATTTAGTGTATTATGTGAAATCAAAGAAAAAACAG TTCTCAGTATTAGAAATTCACAAGAAGAAGAACCACCAGATCCGCAGTTGATGAGATTAGATAACATGTTAATAGCTGAAGGAGTAGCCGGTCCAGAGAAAGGTGGGGGCTCCTCAGCAGCCGCCAATGCCACAGCAGCTGCCTCTGGTGGCCAGCCAGATAGTGCTATTGAACACTCAGACTATAGAGCCAAACTGGCACAGATCCGTCAAATTTATCATACAGAACTAGACAAATATGAACAA GATGGATCAGAAATCAAAAATTCAGACTATGAAGCGAAACTAGCACAGATTCGGCAGGTCTACCAAACAGAATATGGAAAATATGAACAg GCCTGTAATGAATTTACTACGCATGTTGTCAACCTGTTAAGGGAACAAAGTCGAACAAGACCAATAGCTCCAAAAGAAATAGAGAGAATGGTTGGAATAATTCGTAAGAAATTTGCTGCTATAGAAATGCAGTTGAAACAGAGTACATGTGAAGCTGTTATGATTTTAAGGTCCAGATTTTTAGATGCCAG acGAAAGAGAAGAAATTTTAGCAAACAAGCAACAGAAGTGctaaatgaatatttttattcTCATTTGAGTAATCCTTACCCTAGTGAGGAGGCCAAAGAAGAATTGGCTAGAAAATGTCAGATAACAGTATCTCAG GTCTCAAATTGGTTTGGTAATAAAAGAATTAGATACAAGAAAAATATAGGAAAAGCCCAAGAAGAGGCAAATATGTATGCTGCAAAGACGGCTGCTGCTGCTGCAGCTAATGTGGGTGGCCATGATGGTCAAG GTGCAGCAGGTTACAACCTTGGTTCATCCCAGTCTGGAATGGGTGGGGGAGGAATGTATATGAATCTTAATGGCGATAATTACCAAAGTAGTGACAACTCG